Proteins from one Catenuloplanes atrovinosus genomic window:
- a CDS encoding RHS repeat-associated core domain-containing protein, whose amino-acid sequence MSAVLTAGVLPVLTAGAASAVPAAVPEQGSAAVDCSAQPDEARAMAAARACAKPIENLAARTETQDVVANPDGTWTAKIYAGQVRMRDEKNQLVDIDTTLRAAADGSVAPVAHPGGLKLSGTVGDGEHELLGIDVGGKRVSLGWTGALPTPVLDGNRAIYPEIRPGVDLAIQADRTGVEQFFIVKNRDAADQVAGIEVPITADGLTIAKDGGGGLVFKEKDTVVGTSPTPEMWDSSIDPATGDPRRIARVDTQQTIPAAGRATVALNPAQAFFDDPATVYPVIVDPQINPLGITFDTYVKETETIDRSGANDLEIGLTTGNRTRSFIQWDTSGLIGKHVTAATVNLYNWYSQSCTAAQWEVWTTGAASSATRWDNQPAWLTREVTSTATKGHNSSCADGWVSVNGTSFIQRAVNAGQSRAHMGLRATDETSFDSIGFKQFRSSQPSAPDQQGQQPYAVVTYNSYPNALDPLKLQPGDAAETGTRTPAMKGVFSDPDGGTGRVDFEVYDRTGATLLTNGSGGTVGNGAESAWTVPNDKLTANTTYKWRARGHDGTLAGPWSEWRFMTTSDGSPTGEQGRFSFQEQKLTDRQELKVNVANGNLLLKATDLQIRGTGTDLVLDRYYNSRSTAVSTLGKGWTLGTGQDVKLAFSKADHATADITFHAPSGFTATFVNDGAGKWRTPPAIDADLTRDTGTGELRLKFDKSEGSFYFADSTGRLLRSVDKNNNKITFGYDGSGNVTTITDTQGRVVRLAYANDRLATITDSAGREVRLTYTTANNLQTVTDTDGGLTRYDYTSDRLTKITTPEGRVVNLGYEPDTSRMLDFYEQTNPGGTPSAARYTFTYHAGRTEVTDPNGSATSSTTDGITTHTYEVRDRVKEVKDALGHKQSKEYNANDNVTTMTDALTNVTTFAYDANTNNLTSVGIMTGATSKLAYGDTSHPHSVSEQEDPQGNKMSYSYDAAGNKTATESSQFPGQKIEESDYNDNGTVNWREDAKDVRTSYSYDAKGNLTKVDNPAPLGDITIEPDELSRMTAQTDGKGQETRYEYDDLDRVDKIVFEGGKVVDYTYDRDGNLTQIADPTGITTLTYDRFGRMTGKTAPNAAPMSYTYDANGNLTTYTDGGGTVTYAYNAVNLVTSVTEPGASGPITMTYDDNNRRTFMYLPTTPRITVEMKYDKSGRQTSIVATNDSTKAKLTSFSYTYTKDGKDTALRQSVTDLTGTTNYTYDKLNRLTGASGALSRSYSYDENFNRTSKTENGTQTSYTYNDAHQLTKAGATTYSYDANGNTTGSSTGWAFDYNAVNNQTTSITAPGGDPLVPTYGGADQTERRSVGLVTYATSALGVSSAKGAAAGTGAPLTPDTVHPSAGQTHYYTRDNSGSLLGLRNGGERYYYLVDGLGSVVALVDSSAQKVNSYSYDPYGIQLSATQRGVANPWRYASGYFDGGTGLTKFGARYYDPSLGRFTQRDPSGQDLPYTYAGCDPANNTDPTGLSFSCDAMGWATSAVGIAVGGALGFSAGLGVGSGPGAALGAVIGAGVGPAVTSMCSNYQDGKPVNWGDAASASGFTIFTGLIGLLPSTFV is encoded by the coding sequence ATGTCGGCCGTGCTGACGGCTGGAGTCCTTCCGGTGCTGACCGCCGGAGCGGCGTCCGCCGTGCCGGCGGCCGTACCGGAGCAGGGCTCGGCGGCCGTCGACTGCTCGGCACAGCCGGACGAGGCGCGGGCCATGGCAGCGGCCCGAGCCTGTGCGAAGCCGATCGAGAATCTCGCGGCGCGCACGGAGACGCAGGACGTCGTCGCGAATCCGGACGGCACCTGGACCGCGAAGATCTATGCGGGTCAGGTGCGGATGCGCGACGAGAAGAACCAGCTCGTCGACATCGACACCACGCTGCGTGCCGCGGCTGACGGCTCGGTCGCGCCGGTCGCGCACCCGGGCGGCCTGAAGCTGTCCGGCACGGTCGGGGACGGCGAGCACGAGCTGCTCGGCATCGACGTCGGCGGCAAGCGGGTGAGTCTCGGCTGGACCGGGGCGCTGCCCACGCCGGTGCTCGACGGTAACCGGGCGATCTACCCGGAGATCCGGCCCGGTGTCGACCTGGCGATCCAGGCCGACCGTACCGGTGTGGAGCAGTTCTTCATCGTGAAGAACAGGGACGCGGCCGACCAGGTCGCCGGGATCGAGGTACCGATCACGGCGGACGGCCTGACCATCGCCAAGGACGGTGGTGGTGGCCTGGTGTTCAAGGAGAAGGACACCGTCGTCGGCACGTCGCCGACGCCGGAGATGTGGGACTCCTCGATCGACCCGGCCACCGGTGACCCGAGGCGCATCGCCCGCGTCGACACGCAGCAGACCATCCCGGCGGCTGGTCGGGCGACCGTGGCGCTGAACCCGGCCCAGGCGTTCTTCGACGATCCGGCCACCGTCTACCCGGTCATCGTCGACCCGCAGATCAACCCGCTCGGCATCACCTTCGACACCTACGTCAAGGAGACCGAGACGATCGACCGCTCCGGTGCGAACGACCTGGAGATCGGCCTGACGACGGGCAACCGTACCCGGTCCTTCATCCAGTGGGACACCAGCGGCCTGATCGGCAAGCACGTCACCGCGGCGACGGTCAACCTCTACAACTGGTACTCGCAGTCCTGCACGGCCGCCCAGTGGGAGGTCTGGACCACCGGTGCCGCCAGCTCGGCGACCCGTTGGGACAACCAGCCGGCCTGGCTCACCCGGGAGGTGACCAGCACCGCGACGAAGGGGCACAACTCCTCCTGCGCGGACGGCTGGGTGTCGGTCAACGGCACGTCGTTCATCCAGCGGGCCGTGAACGCCGGGCAGTCCCGCGCGCACATGGGTCTGCGGGCCACGGACGAGACGTCGTTCGACAGCATCGGCTTCAAACAGTTCCGCTCCAGCCAGCCGTCCGCGCCGGACCAGCAGGGCCAGCAGCCGTACGCGGTCGTCACCTACAACAGCTACCCGAACGCGCTCGACCCGCTGAAGCTTCAGCCCGGCGACGCCGCGGAGACCGGCACCCGTACCCCCGCCATGAAGGGTGTCTTCAGCGACCCGGACGGCGGGACCGGCCGGGTCGACTTCGAGGTCTACGACCGCACCGGCGCCACGCTGCTGACCAACGGCTCCGGCGGCACGGTCGGCAACGGCGCCGAGTCCGCCTGGACCGTGCCGAACGACAAGCTGACCGCGAATACCACGTACAAGTGGCGGGCTCGCGGGCACGACGGCACGCTGGCCGGGCCGTGGTCGGAGTGGCGTTTCATGACGACCTCGGACGGGTCACCGACCGGTGAGCAGGGCCGCTTCTCGTTCCAGGAGCAGAAGCTCACCGACCGGCAGGAACTCAAGGTCAACGTCGCCAACGGCAACCTGTTGCTGAAGGCCACCGACCTGCAGATCCGCGGTACCGGCACCGACCTGGTGCTGGACCGCTACTACAACTCCCGGTCCACCGCGGTGTCCACGCTGGGCAAGGGCTGGACGCTCGGCACCGGCCAGGACGTCAAGCTCGCGTTCTCCAAGGCGGACCACGCCACGGCCGACATCACCTTCCACGCGCCCAGCGGGTTCACCGCGACGTTCGTCAACGACGGCGCCGGAAAGTGGCGCACGCCGCCGGCCATCGACGCCGATCTCACCCGCGACACCGGCACCGGCGAGCTGCGGCTCAAGTTCGACAAGAGCGAGGGCAGTTTCTACTTCGCCGACTCCACCGGGCGCCTGCTGCGCAGCGTGGACAAGAACAACAACAAGATCACCTTTGGGTACGACGGGTCCGGCAACGTCACGACGATCACCGACACGCAGGGTCGCGTGGTCCGGCTCGCCTACGCCAACGACCGGCTCGCCACGATCACCGATTCGGCGGGCCGGGAAGTCCGCCTCACCTACACCACCGCGAACAACCTGCAGACCGTCACGGACACGGACGGCGGCCTGACCCGTTACGACTACACGTCCGACCGGCTGACGAAGATCACCACCCCCGAAGGGCGGGTCGTCAACCTCGGCTACGAGCCGGACACGTCGCGGATGCTCGACTTCTACGAGCAGACCAACCCGGGCGGTACGCCGAGCGCGGCGCGGTACACGTTCACGTACCACGCCGGGCGGACCGAGGTGACCGACCCGAACGGCTCGGCCACGTCGTCCACCACGGATGGAATCACGACGCACACCTACGAGGTGCGGGACCGGGTCAAGGAGGTCAAGGACGCGCTCGGTCACAAGCAGTCCAAGGAGTACAACGCGAACGACAACGTCACGACCATGACCGACGCGCTGACGAACGTCACCACGTTCGCCTACGACGCCAACACGAACAACCTGACGTCGGTGGGCATCATGACCGGGGCGACGTCGAAACTGGCCTACGGCGACACGTCGCACCCGCACTCCGTCTCCGAGCAGGAGGACCCGCAGGGCAACAAGATGAGCTACTCCTACGACGCGGCCGGGAACAAGACCGCGACGGAGAGCTCACAGTTCCCCGGTCAGAAGATCGAGGAGTCGGACTACAACGACAACGGCACGGTCAACTGGCGCGAGGACGCGAAGGACGTCCGCACGAGCTACAGCTACGACGCCAAGGGCAACCTGACCAAGGTCGACAACCCGGCGCCGCTCGGCGACATCACGATCGAGCCGGACGAGCTGTCACGGATGACGGCGCAGACCGACGGCAAGGGTCAGGAGACCCGCTACGAGTACGACGACCTGGACCGGGTCGACAAGATCGTGTTCGAGGGCGGCAAGGTGGTGGACTACACCTACGACCGGGACGGCAACCTGACACAGATCGCCGACCCGACCGGCATCACCACGCTGACCTACGACCGATTCGGCCGGATGACCGGGAAGACGGCCCCGAACGCGGCGCCGATGAGCTACACGTACGACGCGAACGGCAACCTGACGACGTACACCGACGGCGGCGGCACCGTGACCTACGCGTACAACGCGGTCAACCTGGTCACCTCGGTCACCGAGCCGGGTGCGTCCGGGCCGATCACCATGACGTACGACGACAACAACCGGCGCACGTTCATGTACCTGCCGACCACGCCGCGCATCACGGTCGAGATGAAGTACGACAAGTCCGGCCGGCAGACGTCGATCGTGGCGACGAACGACTCGACCAAGGCGAAGCTGACGTCCTTCTCGTACACGTACACCAAGGACGGCAAGGACACCGCGCTGCGGCAGTCGGTGACCGACCTGACCGGCACCACCAACTACACCTACGACAAGCTGAACCGGCTGACCGGCGCGTCGGGTGCACTCTCCCGCAGCTACAGCTACGACGAGAACTTCAACCGGACCTCCAAGACGGAGAACGGCACGCAGACGTCGTACACCTACAACGACGCGCACCAGCTCACCAAGGCCGGCGCCACCACCTACTCCTACGACGCGAACGGCAACACCACCGGCTCGTCCACGGGCTGGGCGTTCGACTACAACGCGGTCAACAACCAGACCACGTCGATCACCGCACCTGGCGGTGACCCGCTGGTGCCGACCTACGGCGGCGCCGACCAGACCGAACGCCGCAGCGTCGGCCTGGTGACCTACGCCACCTCGGCCCTCGGCGTCTCGTCGGCCAAGGGCGCCGCGGCCGGCACGGGTGCGCCCCTCACGCCCGACACGGTGCACCCCAGCGCCGGACAGACCCACTACTACACCAGGGACAACAGCGGCAGCCTGCTCGGTTTGCGCAACGGAGGCGAGCGGTACTACTACCTCGTCGACGGCCTTGGATCGGTGGTGGCATTGGTGGACAGCAGTGCCCAGAAGGTCAACTCGTACAGCTACGACCCGTACGGCATCCAGCTCTCCGCCACCCAGCGGGGAGTCGCCAACCCCTGGCGCTACGCCTCCGGCTACTTCGACGGCGGCACCGGCCTCACCAAGTTCGGCGCCCGCTACTACGACCCGTCCCTCGGCCGCTTCACCCAACGCGACCCCAGCGGCCAGGACCTGCCGTACACCTACGCCGGATGCGATCCGGCCAACAATACCGACCCGACCGGCCTGTCTTTTTCCTGTGATGCTATGGGTTGGGCTACCAGTGCTGTTGGGATTGCGGTCGGAGGAGCTCTCGGCTTCTCCGCTGGTCTTGGTGTAGGTAGTGGGCCCGGAGCGGCCCTCGGTGCTGTAATCGGGGCCGGAGTGGGCCCGGCAGTAACTTCTATGTGCAGTAATTACCAGGACGGCAAACCGGTGAATTGGGGTGACGCTGCATCGGCTAGTGGATTCACTATATTTACCGGTCTGATCGGTCTTTTGCCGTCCACCTTCGTATAG
- a CDS encoding beta family protein, giving the protein MASEGCAVVYMPILKGREGELKAIDHLPEALAAKVMPVFEVPPTSGDPIKDAHSFAEKARDVIPRGMAAAVDARYLDDPDGAWRGPLQAIADDFADWCVPIRPVLHLNDSERRLVEAGQAAEMHDGQVVIRLGGDIADPDEDEAEASLAKLCRRAGTTIEKSALVLDFFDVRSERDIGRVEALARKCLVWARRYPWESITVASGAMPESIGDLPYNIATPIPRRDLALWRRLQEPDIVFGDYGIAHPKMKVKGWPPPPNLRYTDEDVWWIYRWARDGNGHKGMYDLCASLVAADHWPAEGAAYSWGDAEIAQRAAMVGGPGNAAGWRAWGTAHHLTHVVKMLEDSHDQLGG; this is encoded by the coding sequence ATGGCCAGCGAAGGGTGCGCCGTGGTCTACATGCCCATACTTAAGGGCCGGGAAGGTGAACTCAAAGCCATCGACCATCTGCCAGAAGCGCTGGCGGCGAAGGTAATGCCGGTCTTCGAGGTGCCGCCCACGAGCGGGGATCCGATCAAGGACGCCCACAGCTTCGCCGAGAAGGCCCGTGACGTAATACCGCGGGGTATGGCCGCGGCAGTCGACGCTCGTTACCTGGATGATCCGGACGGAGCCTGGCGAGGACCGCTGCAAGCTATCGCCGACGATTTCGCCGACTGGTGTGTCCCCATCCGGCCGGTTCTCCATCTGAACGACTCCGAGCGCCGGTTGGTCGAGGCTGGACAGGCTGCGGAGATGCATGATGGGCAGGTTGTCATCCGGCTCGGCGGTGACATCGCCGATCCTGATGAAGATGAAGCCGAAGCGTCGCTGGCCAAGCTCTGCCGGCGAGCGGGGACGACTATCGAGAAGTCAGCACTTGTTCTTGACTTCTTCGACGTTCGCTCCGAACGTGACATCGGCAGAGTCGAAGCGCTGGCACGGAAGTGCCTGGTGTGGGCGCGGCGCTATCCGTGGGAATCCATCACGGTGGCTTCAGGGGCAATGCCGGAATCGATCGGTGACCTTCCGTACAACATCGCGACCCCCATACCCAGACGCGACCTGGCTCTCTGGAGGCGCCTCCAAGAACCCGACATCGTCTTCGGGGACTACGGCATCGCCCATCCCAAGATGAAGGTCAAGGGATGGCCTCCGCCTCCGAACCTTCGGTACACCGACGAGGACGTGTGGTGGATATATCGGTGGGCGCGAGACGGCAACGGCCACAAGGGCATGTACGACCTCTGCGCATCGCTGGTGGCGGCGGATCACTGGCCGGCAGAAGGCGCCGCGTACTCCTGGGGTGATGCCGAGATCGCGCAACGAGCCGCCATGGTCGGCGGCCCCGGGAACGCGGCAGGATGGCGAGCCTGGGGTACGGCACACCACCTGACCCACGTGGTGAAGATGCTTGAAGATTCGCACGACCAACTCGGCGGCTGA
- a CDS encoding ricin-type beta-trefoil lectin domain protein: MRPYERLHRSASWRRIGALSALLLIAAVAVMQPVAASAAAGPTGPIVGIGGKCLDNKEGNTANGNPIQLWDCSGLARQQWSFPGDGTIRVQGNHCLAVKNAGTVSTTPVWLWNCDGGPAQIWTVKANGTIVNNNSGLCLADKGGVTTNGNPIWVYTCNAGPAQLWSTGAFPKDPSGEPLPVGDLPGWDQVFVDDFATNVPLGSFPAAVSSKWTAYNGFSDTSGHGTYSPGKVISVNGGLMNMHLHTENGTHLVAAPLPKIPGHASAYEGLTYGRYAVRFRAQQTANLTGYKTAWLLWPDSNDWNEGEIDFPEGNLSGTMNAFMHHRGNPQAQEAYSTQATYATWHTAVIEWTPQSVRFILDGVTIGNDTNTAYLPNTPMHWVLQTETTSSGPSDTAAGNVQIDWVAIWSRV; encoded by the coding sequence ATGCGACCGTACGAACGGCTTCACCGTTCCGCGAGTTGGCGGCGTATCGGGGCATTGTCGGCCCTGCTGTTGATCGCCGCGGTGGCGGTGATGCAGCCGGTCGCCGCGTCGGCGGCGGCGGGCCCGACCGGCCCCATCGTCGGAATCGGAGGCAAATGCCTCGACAACAAAGAAGGAAATACCGCTAACGGAAATCCCATCCAACTGTGGGACTGCAGCGGGCTCGCGCGGCAGCAGTGGTCCTTTCCCGGCGACGGCACGATCCGCGTGCAGGGCAATCACTGTCTGGCGGTGAAGAACGCGGGCACGGTCTCGACCACGCCGGTGTGGCTGTGGAACTGCGACGGCGGTCCGGCGCAGATCTGGACCGTGAAGGCCAACGGCACGATCGTCAACAACAACTCCGGTCTCTGTCTGGCGGACAAGGGCGGCGTCACGACCAACGGCAACCCGATCTGGGTGTACACCTGCAACGCCGGACCGGCGCAGTTGTGGAGCACCGGGGCCTTCCCGAAGGACCCGTCGGGAGAGCCACTGCCCGTCGGTGACCTTCCCGGCTGGGACCAGGTGTTCGTCGACGACTTCGCCACCAACGTGCCGCTGGGCAGCTTTCCCGCCGCCGTCTCGAGCAAGTGGACCGCCTACAACGGGTTCAGCGACACCTCGGGCCACGGCACATACAGCCCCGGCAAGGTGATCAGCGTCAACGGCGGGCTGATGAACATGCACCTGCACACCGAGAACGGCACCCACCTCGTCGCCGCACCGCTACCCAAGATCCCAGGACACGCCAGCGCCTACGAGGGGCTCACCTACGGTCGCTACGCCGTGCGGTTCCGGGCTCAGCAGACCGCGAACCTGACCGGTTACAAGACCGCCTGGCTGCTCTGGCCGGACTCCAACGACTGGAACGAGGGGGAGATCGACTTCCCCGAGGGCAACCTCAGCGGCACCATGAACGCCTTCATGCACCACCGGGGCAACCCGCAGGCGCAGGAGGCCTACTCCACTCAGGCCACCTACGCGACCTGGCACACCGCCGTCATCGAGTGGACCCCGCAGAGCGTCCGGTTCATCCTCGACGGCGTCACCATCGGCAACGACACCAACACCGCGTACCTGCCCAACACGCCGATGCACTGGGTGCTGCAGACGGAAACCACGTCCTCCGGCCCGTCGGACACCGCCGCGGGCAACGTCCAGATCGACTGGGTCGCGATCTGGTCCCGCGTCTGA
- a CDS encoding type I restriction endonuclease subunit R, whose product MASEYERVERPLAEQLVRMGWRHIEGTKADPPTVTGRENFHDVLLLDRLRTALRRINLNDEGREWLDDGRIRQAISQLTRPQATSLLEINEELTEKLLHGVTVEGVPGWHGGRDRTVHFIDWTSPDPLERNDFLVVNQFRVDPPGGRTPIWPDAVLFVNGIPVVVVEAKSPTKADPMGDAIDQLRRYANQRGSVEPEGSERLFHTSQFLVATSFDEAKVGTFTSLGEHFAEWKTTAPLPEKAVAGELSVARLSPQQRLVAGMLHPARLLDMVRHFTLFMQPEDRRIKVIARYQQYRAVQATVDRLVTAPTRAQDGTHDRRGGIIWHTQGSGKSLTMVFLVRAMRSRPALVGFKVVVVTDRRDLQRQLAATAELTGETVHTATSVAQAKDLLATPGKALTFVMIQKYRNPEVGKDADPELKTIGELDASPEVLVLVDEAHRSHASALHAALRTALPNAARVGFTGTPIIMGAKKKTHAVFGDYLDRYDIRQSQADGATVPIVYEGRTTRGGVADADDIDEFIDLYGLTPEETEQVKQRYATKAHVNEAEQLIAAKARNMLRHYVDVVLPNGFKAQVVASSRRATVRYRTAFLAARDQLVAELDALDPVWREPGALARVDRLPAKRATLVRAWPYRDVIAALDFVPIISGAQNDPAELAAWTSGYEQAIEDFKAKKLPMPGVPAEQISPVAMLIVNAMLLTGFDAPREQVLYLDKALREADLLQAIARVNRTAPGKTAGYVVDYYGVAHHLAQALEAYAPDDIEGALTSLDDEVPRLAAAHAAVRQLFAGIQNFSAVAAQDACVDALADERLRARFETALKTFTRSLEIVLPAEKALPYVADAKAFGTIAHLARRRYRDHTLFDVRVYGEKVRALIDAHVRALGIEQKIPPISITAADYAEKVSGLNSPRAKASEMEHAIRHHISEHMDSDPAHYQRLSEHLEQILTELKDQWEQLALALADFLPVATAGRTEATHGLDPRTEAPFHDLIAQALADNGRPITPERAGPLRQATIDVVHLIRDDVRLVGFWDNPHKREQLRRAVFARLDDTRLEDGSDLFDYATLRPLADRLLELAKHNHRRLVSPT is encoded by the coding sequence GTGGCGTCGGAATACGAGCGGGTCGAGCGCCCGCTGGCTGAGCAACTCGTGCGGATGGGCTGGCGGCATATCGAGGGCACCAAGGCCGACCCGCCAACCGTCACGGGCCGCGAGAATTTCCACGACGTACTGTTGCTCGACCGGCTCCGCACGGCCCTGCGCCGGATCAACCTCAACGACGAGGGCCGGGAGTGGCTCGACGACGGTCGGATCAGGCAGGCCATCTCTCAGCTCACCCGGCCGCAGGCCACCTCGCTGCTGGAGATCAACGAGGAGCTGACCGAGAAGCTGCTGCACGGCGTCACCGTCGAGGGCGTGCCGGGCTGGCACGGCGGCCGGGACCGTACCGTCCACTTCATCGACTGGACGAGCCCTGACCCGCTGGAACGCAATGACTTTCTGGTGGTCAATCAGTTCCGGGTCGACCCGCCCGGGGGGCGTACTCCGATCTGGCCGGACGCCGTACTGTTCGTTAACGGCATACCGGTCGTTGTGGTGGAGGCGAAATCCCCGACGAAGGCCGACCCGATGGGCGACGCGATCGACCAGCTCCGGCGGTACGCCAACCAGCGCGGCTCGGTCGAGCCAGAGGGCAGCGAGCGGCTGTTCCATACCAGCCAGTTCCTGGTCGCCACCTCGTTCGACGAGGCGAAGGTGGGCACGTTCACCTCGTTAGGCGAGCACTTCGCGGAGTGGAAGACGACGGCGCCCCTACCGGAGAAGGCCGTAGCGGGCGAACTGAGCGTGGCGCGGTTGTCGCCGCAGCAGCGCTTGGTCGCGGGGATGCTGCACCCAGCCCGGCTGCTAGACATGGTGCGGCACTTTACGCTGTTCATGCAGCCTGAGGACCGGAGAATCAAGGTGATCGCGCGGTACCAGCAGTACCGGGCGGTGCAGGCCACCGTCGACCGGCTGGTCACCGCGCCGACCCGGGCGCAGGACGGCACGCACGACCGGCGGGGCGGGATCATCTGGCACACCCAGGGCTCCGGCAAGAGCCTGACCATGGTGTTCCTGGTCCGGGCAATGCGTTCGCGCCCGGCGCTGGTTGGGTTCAAGGTCGTTGTGGTTACCGACCGGCGCGATCTGCAGCGCCAGCTTGCGGCGACTGCCGAGCTGACTGGCGAGACAGTGCACACCGCCACTAGCGTGGCCCAGGCGAAGGATTTGCTCGCCACGCCGGGCAAGGCGCTGACCTTCGTGATGATCCAGAAGTACCGCAACCCGGAGGTCGGCAAGGATGCCGACCCGGAGCTGAAGACCATCGGTGAGTTGGACGCCTCGCCCGAGGTGCTGGTGCTGGTGGACGAGGCGCACCGCTCGCACGCCAGTGCGCTGCATGCCGCGTTACGCACGGCCCTCCCGAACGCCGCGCGGGTTGGCTTCACCGGTACGCCGATCATCATGGGTGCGAAGAAGAAGACCCACGCGGTCTTCGGCGACTACCTAGACCGGTATGACATCCGCCAGTCGCAGGCGGACGGCGCCACCGTGCCGATCGTGTACGAGGGCCGCACCACCCGCGGCGGCGTCGCAGACGCCGACGACATCGACGAGTTCATCGATCTGTACGGCCTCACCCCCGAGGAGACCGAGCAGGTCAAGCAGCGCTACGCCACCAAAGCGCACGTCAACGAGGCCGAGCAGCTCATCGCCGCCAAGGCACGTAACATGCTCCGCCACTACGTCGACGTGGTGCTGCCCAACGGGTTCAAGGCGCAGGTGGTGGCCAGCAGCCGGCGGGCCACCGTCCGCTATCGCACCGCGTTCCTGGCCGCCCGCGACCAGCTGGTGGCCGAGCTGGACGCCCTGGACCCGGTGTGGCGCGAACCCGGGGCCCTGGCCCGAGTTGACCGGCTGCCGGCCAAGCGAGCCACGCTGGTGCGCGCCTGGCCCTACCGGGACGTCATCGCCGCCCTGGACTTCGTCCCGATCATCTCCGGTGCGCAGAACGACCCGGCCGAGCTGGCCGCGTGGACCAGCGGCTACGAACAGGCCATCGAGGATTTCAAGGCCAAGAAGCTGCCCATGCCGGGCGTGCCAGCCGAACAGATTAGCCCGGTCGCCATGCTGATCGTCAACGCAATGCTGCTGACCGGCTTCGACGCCCCCCGCGAACAGGTCCTCTACCTCGACAAGGCGCTGCGCGAGGCCGACCTGCTCCAGGCCATCGCCCGGGTCAACCGCACCGCGCCCGGCAAGACGGCCGGATACGTCGTGGACTACTACGGCGTCGCCCACCACCTCGCGCAAGCGCTGGAGGCATACGCCCCGGACGACATCGAGGGCGCGCTGACCAGCCTGGATGATGAGGTGCCGCGGCTGGCCGCCGCGCATGCCGCCGTCCGGCAACTCTTCGCCGGCATCCAGAACTTCAGCGCCGTAGCTGCGCAGGACGCCTGCGTGGATGCTCTCGCGGACGAACGGCTGCGAGCGAGGTTCGAGACCGCGCTCAAGACGTTCACCCGCAGCCTGGAGATTGTGCTGCCGGCGGAGAAGGCGCTGCCGTACGTGGCCGACGCCAAGGCGTTCGGGACCATCGCCCACCTCGCTCGGCGCCGCTACCGCGACCACACGCTGTTCGACGTGCGGGTCTACGGCGAGAAGGTACGGGCGCTGATCGACGCGCATGTGCGCGCGCTGGGCATCGAACAGAAGATCCCGCCGATCTCTATCACCGCCGCCGACTACGCCGAGAAGGTCAGCGGACTGAACAGCCCACGCGCCAAGGCGTCGGAGATGGAACATGCCATCCGCCACCACATCAGCGAACATATGGACAGCGACCCCGCCCACTACCAGCGGCTGTCCGAACACCTGGAGCAGATCCTCACCGAGCTGAAGGACCAGTGGGAGCAGCTCGCCCTCGCCCTGGCCGACTTCCTGCCAGTGGCGACCGCTGGGCGCACCGAGGCCACCCACGGGCTCGACCCGCGCACCGAGGCGCCGTTCCACGACCTCATCGCCCAGGCCCTGGCCGACAACGGCCGGCCCATCACCCCCGAGCGTGCGGGACCACTGCGGCAGGCCACCATCGACGTCGTGCACCTCATCCGCGACGACGTACGCTTGGTCGGCTTCTGGGACAACCCCCACAAGCGCGAACAGCTCCGCCGCGCGGTCTTCGCCCGCCTCGACGATACCCGGCTGGAGGACGGCAGCGACCTGTTCGACTATGCCACGCTGCGCCCACTGGCCGACCGGCTCCTGGAACTGGCCAAGCACAACCATCGCCGGCTGGTGTCGCCGACGTGA
- a CDS encoding M48 family metallopeptidase has translation MSVSEALPDTLLIGDLHFAVRESPRRSTVGITVDRDGSLQLHAPAGCPPDALAAWAHSKRIWVYRKLAEKDVLLSAWPVKEFVSGEGFAYLGRSHRLLITDTDQVRMERGRLLLSRAIAAGPDPGAALVRWYRGRGQRWLPGRIRPWADRMGLIPARVDVRDLGYRWGSLSANRRLNIHWATLQLPPSLIDYVLVHELTHLAHSQHTSAFWATVERAMPDYERRKADLLRAGARLWMG, from the coding sequence ATGAGCGTGAGCGAAGCGCTGCCCGACACACTGCTCATCGGGGACCTCCACTTTGCGGTCCGCGAGTCGCCGCGCCGATCCACCGTCGGCATCACCGTCGACCGGGACGGGTCGCTGCAGCTACACGCCCCAGCTGGGTGCCCGCCGGACGCTTTAGCCGCGTGGGCGCACTCTAAACGCATATGGGTCTACCGCAAGCTGGCCGAGAAGGACGTGCTGCTATCAGCCTGGCCGGTCAAGGAGTTCGTCAGCGGCGAAGGGTTTGCCTACTTGGGGCGTAGCCATCGCCTGCTGATTACCGACACCGACCAAGTACGCATGGAACGCGGCAGACTGCTATTGTCCCGCGCCATAGCGGCCGGACCGGACCCGGGCGCCGCGCTGGTCCGATGGTACCGCGGCCGGGGCCAGCGTTGGCTTCCTGGCAGGATTCGTCCCTGGGCGGACCGAATGGGACTAATCCCCGCCAGGGTGGACGTGCGGGACCTTGGCTACCGGTGGGGATCGCTAAGCGCCAACCGGCGTCTCAACATCCACTGGGCAACGCTGCAGCTCCCGCCGTCCCTAATTGACTACGTCCTCGTGCACGAGTTGACCCACCTGGCACATTCGCAGCACACATCCGCATTCTGGGCCACGGTCGAACGCGCCATGCCCGACTACGAACGCCGCAAAGCCGACCTCCTCCGGGCGGGCGCCAGGTTGTGGATGGGCTGA